Proteins from one Sabethes cyaneus chromosome 2, idSabCyanKW18_F2, whole genome shotgun sequence genomic window:
- the LOC128736071 gene encoding uncharacterized protein LOC128736071 — protein sequence MLYRCDRNSATSQCQRGGGVLIGVKINLKSTTVSFTEADMLEQTAVRIEMKDGNIFICAVYLPPNSDPVLYERHAACTQQLSLLAKDRDKTIVLGDYNLPHLRWDYDDEMNCFLPMNASAESELTLVQSLLMTGLQQQNYCVNDNGRLLDLVFTSSTACVEIFEPPIPLLRIDRHHKPIVLKLNAENIYEEEKDERFDFRLCDMSLVNGLIQQIDWSQLLEIGSVDDAVTRFYDELYQIFRANVPLRKGKRKFHNKQPWWNGQLRNLRNRLRKARKRYFRCRSESRKIEMREIEAQFNSLNASSFRDYIHRIEDNVRADPKSFWTYVKDRQAVKGIPQNMRYQGLDATTPQETANMFSSFFQSVSSNNSPPLSETYLSSIPRYDVNVLQMNFSPHEVQLKLQSIDGSKGPGPDQLPPFFVKQCADALAYPFGAINDCRPSEVHVCLL from the exons ATGCTATATCGCTGCGACCGAAACTCTGCCACCAGCCAATGCCAGCGAGGCGGCGGTGTACTGATCGGtgttaaaattaatttaaaaagcacAACCGTTAGTTTTACAGAAGCCGATATGCTAGAGCAAACTGCTGTTCGCATTGAGATGAAGGATGGTAACATTTTCATTTGCGCTGTGTATCTACCTCCAAATTCTGATCCCGTGCTGTACGAACGACATGCAGCGTGCACTCAACAATTGTCTCTGCTGGCAAAAGATCGTGATAAAACAATTGTGTTAGGCGATTACAATCTTCCACACTTGCGATGGGATTATGACGACGAAATGAATTGCTTTTTGCCGATGAATGCGTCTGCTGAGTCCGAGTTAACATTAGTACAATCTTTATTAATGACGGGTTTACAACAGCAGAATTATTGTGTTAACGACAATGGCAGATTACTCGACTTGGTTTTTACCAGCAGTACAGCCTGCGTAGAAATTTTTGAACCGCCGATACCGTTGCTGAGGATAGACCGACATCACAAGCCGATTGTTTTAAAACTGAATGCTGAGAATATTTATGAGGAAGAAAAAGATGAACGGTTTGATTTTCGTCTTTGTGACATGTCTTTGGTGAATGGGCTTATTCAACAAATAGATTGGAGCCAATTATTGGAGATTGGATCAGTTGACGATGCAGTTACACGCTTCTACGATGAGCTTTATCAAATATTTCGAGCAAATGTACCGCTCAGAAAAGGCAAAAGGAAATTTCACAACAAACAACCGTGGTGGAACGGGCAGCTTCGGAATCTTCGCAACCGTCTTCGAAAAGCTAGGAAACGGTACTTCAGATGCAGGAGTGAATCGCGGAAAATTGAAATGCGTGAAATTGAGGCTCAATTCAACTCTTTGAACGCTTCAAGTTTTCGCGATTACATTCATCGTATCGAAGATAATGTAAGAGCGGATCCGAAGTCATTTTGGACCTACGTTAAGGACCGACAAGCAGTAAAAGGGATACCTCAAAACATGCGCTACCAAGGATTAGATGCCACTACGCCGCAGGAAACAGCGAATATGTTCTCGTCTTTCTTTCAAAGTGTGTCAAGTAATAACTCACCACCTTTGTCTGAAACGTACCTGAGCAGTATTCCGCGTTATGACGTGAACGTACTTCAGATGAATTTCTCGCCCCACGAAGTCCAACTGAAGTTGCAATCCATCGATGGATCAAAAGGACCCGGTCCTGATCAATTACCGCCTTTCTTTGTAAAACAGTGTGCTGATGCTCTCGCTTACCCT ttcggcGCCATCAACGATTGCCGTCCGTCAGAGGTGCATGTTTGTTTGctttga